One segment of Mycolicibacterium baixiangningiae DNA contains the following:
- a CDS encoding PucR family transcriptional regulator, with translation MLVPFVGGTQPEGDPVVRDVALHEPGARTDYSGNIVLVSARIEDRFALGSLLDEIGTAVAVVLPPDATKNVSLLGGNPAHLFSRSPWVDWTELFKVLIGLLGAGRIVSPAPQVDNLHTLARWISTRSGAAVTIEDLDSRVLAYAVVGHDVDPIRNQTILGGAVPAWRVERLMANGFLPAIWRSDDVVVRNSEDEDPARMVIALKSGTETLGTIWAALDDDTNREELRQILLEVRQTAAAMMLREVHRAQYERRLQESALADLVSRGVDPAVPASLLGLQRDARHTVATLGTDTPSSRSLMFHVQALRAGARTAQVGADLLVVLPLLDGEVEETDVAHSLMAQLARVSRGRAGLVSVGPVVHDLSDLRHSAHVARQVLDAASMDGAALSQPGRDGPTVLTAADVPDALTLIEVTDLLAPIAATITEPLEALRRHDLDHGTSFVDTIAAVLTRPGNLTEAARELGIHANSLRYRLDRINVVSGINLQAAPARLRTALGLLLWQRGREQHPRPAGTDKNRE, from the coding sequence ATGCTGGTGCCGTTCGTGGGGGGTACTCAACCGGAAGGTGATCCGGTGGTGCGGGACGTCGCGCTGCACGAGCCAGGCGCGCGGACTGACTACAGCGGCAACATCGTGCTGGTCAGCGCCCGCATCGAGGATCGGTTCGCCCTCGGCTCACTGCTCGACGAGATCGGAACCGCCGTCGCCGTCGTGCTCCCACCGGACGCGACCAAAAACGTATCGCTGCTGGGAGGCAATCCGGCCCACCTGTTTAGCCGGTCCCCGTGGGTGGATTGGACTGAGCTCTTCAAGGTCCTGATCGGGCTTCTCGGCGCTGGTCGCATCGTCAGCCCGGCCCCTCAGGTGGACAATCTGCACACACTGGCCCGCTGGATCAGCACCAGAAGTGGGGCCGCGGTGACGATCGAGGACCTGGATTCGCGGGTCCTGGCGTACGCAGTTGTCGGCCATGACGTCGATCCCATCCGGAACCAGACGATCCTGGGGGGCGCGGTGCCCGCGTGGCGGGTCGAGCGGCTGATGGCCAATGGCTTTCTGCCCGCGATCTGGCGGTCCGACGATGTGGTGGTGCGCAATTCCGAGGATGAGGACCCGGCGCGCATGGTGATCGCGCTGAAGTCCGGGACCGAGACCTTGGGCACGATCTGGGCGGCGTTGGACGATGACACCAACCGTGAGGAGCTGCGACAGATACTCCTGGAGGTGCGCCAGACGGCCGCCGCCATGATGCTCCGCGAAGTCCACCGCGCCCAGTACGAACGGCGGCTTCAAGAGTCAGCGCTAGCCGACCTGGTCTCGCGTGGAGTGGATCCCGCAGTTCCCGCGTCCCTGCTCGGGCTGCAACGCGATGCGCGACATACCGTGGCCACCTTGGGAACCGATACTCCGTCTTCCCGCTCCCTGATGTTCCACGTTCAGGCGTTGCGCGCCGGAGCGAGAACCGCACAGGTAGGAGCCGACCTTCTTGTTGTCCTGCCCCTTCTGGACGGCGAGGTCGAGGAGACGGACGTTGCCCACTCGCTGATGGCGCAGCTGGCTCGAGTGTCTCGCGGCCGCGCGGGCCTGGTGTCGGTCGGGCCTGTCGTCCATGACCTATCGGATCTGCGGCACTCCGCACACGTCGCCCGCCAGGTTCTGGATGCTGCTTCGATGGACGGTGCCGCACTTTCGCAACCGGGGCGCGACGGTCCCACGGTCCTCACGGCTGCCGATGTGCCGGACGCGTTGACCCTGATCGAGGTGACCGACCTCCTGGCTCCGATTGCGGCCACCATCACCGAGCCTTTGGAGGCCCTCCGCAGGCACGACCTCGACCATGGAACCTCGTTCGTCGACACCATCGCGGCGGTTCTCACGCGTCCGGGCAACCTGACCGAAGCGGCGCGCGAGCTGGGTATCCACGCAAATTCGTTGCGCTACCGCTTGGACCGCATCAACGTGGTCTCCGGCATCAACCTGCAGGCGGCGCCGGCTCGACTCCGGACGGCGCTCGGCCTTCTGCTGTGGCAACGGGGCCGGGAGCAACATCCCCGCCCCGCCGGAACAGACAAAAACCGAGAATGA
- a CDS encoding type III PLP-dependent enzyme domain-containing protein — MIDVPLCIGRTLPSPDTLLGRRAEVVADVAGRGFIDDAHPLCGVIDLDTLDELMAALTEAYPTDMPALHTIAAKAITLRPVLARFADAGFGCEVASPGELELALAAGFPAERIVFDSPAKTTPEIARALELGMSFNIDNFEELARVDEAIAEFGEHGSNVGIRLNPQTGTGAIGAMSTATTTSKFGIGLSDDRERILEAVASRPWITQLHVHSGSQGLSLGHAAEGVRLIADLAQEITTRVGRQQIRRIDIGGGLPVNFSSDDITPTFADQRAVLKAAVPALFDGTYTLVTEFGRALTAKTGTIVARVEYTKQTGGRPIAITHAGVQIATRTVFTPDAWPLRIEVYDPHGRRREEEPQVQDVAGPACFTGDMLAVGRDLPPIRQGDLVAIPDTGGYYFSTHFSYNALPRPAIYTIGSDPHGRRRWSLARRAQSIEQILAESGEPSLVPLPA; from the coding sequence GTGATTGACGTACCACTGTGCATCGGACGGACACTGCCCAGTCCGGACACGCTGCTGGGCCGCCGCGCTGAGGTTGTCGCGGATGTGGCTGGCCGAGGATTCATCGACGACGCACACCCGTTGTGTGGAGTCATCGACCTGGACACGCTCGACGAACTGATGGCTGCATTGACCGAGGCGTATCCGACGGACATGCCGGCGCTGCACACCATTGCGGCCAAAGCGATCACTCTGCGTCCGGTCCTCGCGCGTTTCGCGGACGCCGGATTTGGGTGCGAGGTGGCCAGCCCCGGCGAACTCGAGCTCGCCCTGGCGGCCGGCTTCCCTGCGGAACGCATCGTGTTCGACTCCCCGGCCAAGACCACGCCGGAGATCGCCCGAGCGCTCGAACTGGGGATGTCGTTCAACATCGACAACTTCGAGGAACTCGCGCGAGTCGACGAAGCCATCGCAGAGTTCGGCGAGCACGGGTCGAACGTCGGGATACGACTGAACCCGCAAACCGGTACGGGTGCCATCGGCGCCATGAGTACGGCAACCACGACGTCCAAGTTCGGCATCGGGCTGTCCGATGACCGGGAACGCATCCTCGAGGCGGTCGCGTCCCGACCGTGGATAACCCAACTGCACGTGCACAGCGGTTCCCAAGGACTCAGCCTCGGCCACGCCGCCGAAGGGGTGCGGTTGATCGCCGATCTGGCGCAGGAGATCACCACTCGTGTTGGGCGTCAGCAGATTCGGCGGATCGATATCGGTGGGGGGCTACCGGTCAACTTCAGCTCCGACGACATCACACCGACCTTCGCGGATCAGCGGGCCGTGCTGAAGGCTGCAGTTCCGGCGTTGTTCGACGGGACCTACACCCTGGTCACCGAGTTCGGCCGGGCGCTGACGGCCAAGACCGGCACCATAGTCGCCCGCGTCGAATACACGAAGCAGACCGGCGGCCGGCCGATCGCCATCACCCATGCCGGGGTCCAAATCGCCACGCGGACAGTCTTCACGCCCGATGCGTGGCCACTGCGCATCGAGGTGTACGACCCTCATGGGCGGCGCCGGGAAGAGGAGCCGCAAGTTCAGGACGTGGCCGGTCCGGCGTGCTTCACCGGAGACATGTTGGCGGTCGGGCGGGACCTGCCGCCGATCCGCCAGGGTGATCTGGTGGCGATTCCGGATACCGGTGGCTACTACTTTTCCACCCACTTCTCGTACAACGCGTTACCGCGGCCTGCCATCTACACAATCGGATCCGACCCTCACGGCCGCCGGCGCTGGTCTCTGGCCCGGCGCGCCCAATCCATCGAACAAATCCTCGCCGAGTCCGGCGAGCCGTCCCTGGTGCCATTGCCCGCCTGA